From the genome of Toxoplasma gondii ME49 chromosome XII, whole genome shotgun sequence:
CGAAAACCTTTGCGGAGTCTTTTtctcggcgcatgcacgcactCTTGTCTCGCACACCACTGGTCGTCGAGCTTGGACGAATTTTTCCATGGAACCCTGACGGTGTTTCCTCTCACGAAACGCGGCGTTTCTGCTGCATTGTTTCCATTTTCGGAGAAACAGTGGAACTGCTGCTGGAGAAAAGTCTCAAGTCTCGActcggcgacggcgaggaagcgtTCCGGAAAATCGAGATCGCTGTCCCGACAAAGAACTCAACCTCATTTGCGGTTTCtttatgtctctctctcttccaacTTCTCGCCATTGTTCCACGTCTTTTTTGTTCGCTGAAAAGAAAGGCGTCTTTtcgcgaagagacacagcagaCTCGCGGGCACCGAAACTCgccgttttcgtctctgttttcccctctctcttcctgctctttctGCGCTACCGTACCAtctccttccttccccttcttccacctcgtttctctcctccttttcctttctctttctctcctctgctctccttctctgtctgtcctgTCGTTCTCCCTCGCGTCCTCAAGATGTATGCTTCGTACGACGTGGAGGCCGGCTTGCCGGCCTCCTACGAGATGAACGAGAAGGTCGCGAGAGAGATTCGCTTCGCGTTCGTCCGAAAAGTTTTCGGAATTATTTCTTTCCAACTCGCGGTCAcctttgctgtctccgttctcttcacCGCCCACCATGCGACGCGACAGTGGGTGCAGGTAAAAACTGTTTCGAAAATGCTCGAAAAAAGACACGAAGTAATCCAGAAAAATAGGGAGATTCCCGCTGGCGCGTCTCACCCTCCCTCCGGTAACTCAGGCCGATGACGACCGTATGGTATatctcctttttcgtcgcttcttcactcgtctctgctctctcccttctgtttcctccgaAAAGTTCCGCTTCACTTCGCTTTGCCTGCCTATGCAGACGAACGGCGACAGCCTGTTGCTTCTGGGCGGCCTTTCGGGGATCGCTGTGCTGCTCGCGATGACATGCAATCCTGGCATCACGCGGCGCTACCCCCACAActactttcttctcttcttcttcactctctgcgAATCCGTCTGCGTCGGAGCTGTGTGCACCTTCTACGGtaaacaagaaaaaaagaaagaaaaggagaaaaggagtgGTGACTGCAGACAGGACGCGCgtcagaaggcgagagacagagagagagagtgaccGCGAAGACCGTGCAGctgggggagagaggaacaatgagagaaga
Proteins encoded in this window:
- a CDS encoding Nmda1 protein (encoded by transcript TGME49_249770~Predicted trans-membrane domain (TMHMM2.0):36-56:70-88:125-145:159-182:188-211:214-237:243-266:269-289:308-331); its protein translation is MSLSLPTSRHCSTSFLFAEKKGVFSRRDTADSRAPKLAVFVSVFPSLFLLFLRYRTISFLPLLPPRFSPPFPFSFSPLLSFSVCPVVLPRVLKMYASYDVEAGLPASYEMNEKVAREIRFAFVRKVFGIISFQLAVTFAVSVLFTAHHATRQWVQTNGDSLLLLGGLSGIAVLLAMTCNPGITRRYPHNYFLLFFFTLCESVCVGAVCTFYDPAVVLQALLATTVIVAGLTLFAFQTDYDFTSWLGAASFFFWGVFALGLLRVLFWRAVWFQIVACVLFAGVYGVYILIDMHLLIKRGRISFDEDDYIFAALCLYVDIVGLFLELLRLLAILGGSEGRD